CATTACATCCATCCCCAACTCTTTGGCTCTTTTGGCCTTCTCCACCACATCGGCAGTGTTACACCAATTGCCATGTTTACTCGGATCTACCCATACGCGAATACGAATGGCATCAAGCCCCAGTTCCTTCATCAGAGCCGTACACTCACGCTGCTCACCTTTGGCATTATAGAAGTTGTAGCCTTTGGATTCGTATTCGGTGACCCACCCTATGTCAGCACCTTTGGCAAATTCCACCTCTGTAGTTCCATCGTCACCGTCGGGATCGACCTCCGGCGCAGGAATTGTTTCGTTATTACTGCTACACGCTATTATAGCAAAAGCAATACCCAAAAAGAAAGACAAAAATTTCATGTGTTTCATGGCAAATATAGTTATCAATGATACAAATATAAGTAATAAAAGCGTAATCATTCAAGCCAGATACTCCCTATCTCTATTTCCATAGCCTTTTCAGCAACTCCATCAAAAGAGAGTTCGAGAGTTTCAATCCCCTCTACCTTGAAAGGTATTTCAGTCTGCGGACGGAAATAATTATCAAGGAAGACCGGATAGACGTGGGGAAGTAAAGCTGTATTTGTTTGCTCCAAATCCTGCAAGGGTACACGAATGATACCATCAGTTGCAGCGGCACACGAAGCAAGATAGGTATATCCGTCAGAAGTAATGAAGCCTGCTTTTAGTCCTTCGGGAATCTTCTTTGCATGGATACACAAAGTGCGGCAGGAAGCGAGTCGCTCAGGGCGTCCATCGATATCCTCCTTAATGTAACGACGAAGAACGAAGACAGGCGCCTTATCTTTAGACTCAAAGGTAATGCGCAAGGTCGGCTTCTCTGTCGGTGCATTTTGCATTAACTGGCGGTTCGTGAGGCTCCATCCGGGCATAGTATATGTTTCCAATTTACTATCAGCATCCCCTATTTCCAGCAGAGACAATGGTTTTTCAGGAGCAACTACGTTGGTTTCCCACAGGGTAGCCGAAGTATAGTCCCAATCCAGCGGACTCCTGGCTACTCCCGAAGGAAACGTTTGTCGCTTATCGCCTTGACAAACGACGATGTTATACCTAAAACAACCCTCTTTTATTTCTGTAGCAGGTACGGTAGCACGATAAATGTAACCACCTGTATGATTCATTTTCAGATAAGGATTCTTTTCATTCCAGAAAGATATCTTATCTGTGTAGATAATAACGGAATCGGGCATTTCATTACCCGCTACAATGGCCTCTATCTGTAAATCTTTACCGGCATCTACTGTCTTGGCAGGAGAATGAGTAACAGTAAAACCTTTATCATCAGAAATGGATGGACATACATATTCACCAAGAGTAATATTCTGCCAATGAGCATCAGTAGTCCATTTACCGGAAGCCGATATACCTTCACGCTGTAACAGATAAACACCCGGACGAAGAGTCGAAATCTTGCCATTCGCAGCCTGTGAACTGAACGTATTTCCATTATCCAAGCCGTTCACCCGGAATTGCTTACCTAAATCAGGTAAATTCAGAGTCATATCCCATGCACCGGAAACAATGCGCATTACTTCTTTATCCAAAGAAGGCCTTGTAAACGGGTCACTAACCTGTACGGCATCGGGCATTACTTCCAAGCGCCAAACGCCCTCTTCCAGACGATCCAGCCAATAAACTCCCGTACCTTCATAATTCACCACCGGAGATTTGCCACAACCGGCTATTGCGCGAAGCTGAGAAATATCTTTCGGACGAGTTTGGGTCGTATTGGAATAGTAGAATTTCTCTCCGTCATTCAGTTCGCTTAAATCCTGCACGTAGCTGACACGGAAATCATTGAATAATGTATCTGCCGGATAACTGCCAAAACTCTCTCCCCTGCCCACTTTCTGTGCCACTTCTGCGGCAATCATCAATCCGATAGCTTTATTCGGAGTGTATGCTACATTCAGGTAATGAGTCTGGTACTCGGTATTGTAGGCCGCCATGTCGATAGGATCATAGGCAAACTGAGTAATCCACTGGAAACCGGCTGTGCGGAAAGTGCGTACAGTTGCCGGATACATATAGGAATAAAGAATATCAGCGGGATCAAATTCATAAACCATACGAGCCTTCTTATTGAAACCTTTCAGATTGGAGAAAGGAATATCGTAGCGGTCTACGGAAGGCAGGAAGTTTCCCTTGCGGGTATGTCCGGATACAAGACCAATAGGATACCATTGATAGGTAGTACCTTGTATGGCTGTAGAATAGTAAGCCTCTACCACATGCTGGTTATGACTGACATTGTAAAACACCGGTTTGCGGTTGCCTGCACGCTTCAGGGCGGACAGCATCTTATTTATATAATTACGCGTCTCAGCAACAGTGCCGGGATGGCAAGGCTCGTTGTTTATTTCAAAGCCTACGATATAAGGATCGTCTTTGTAAGCATAACCTGTATAAGGATTCACGTGGCGTACAAGAGCAGCAATATACTTTTCCTGTGCAACAATAGCATCTGCATCACTATGAACGGCACATTTATCATAATTTAAAGAGAAACCACTGGTAGGCTGATTACGTTCCGGATAACCGTTACCAAAATTTGTCTGTGCCGTGATAACGGTACGGATACCGCGTTCCTGTAATTTATGGATAAGGTAGTCCAATAGTTCCAGGTGTTCATTTTCCAGCAAGTTACCTTCTGCATCAGAAATCTCTACGTCCCAGATGTGAATACGATAAGCATTCAATCCCAAGCGTGCCATGTGATAGACATCACGGTCGATGGCAGCTTTACGATCCACTCCCAGATAACCCATCGCCCGGTAAGCATGTGCAAAGGGTAAGGTATAGTTCACACCAAAGAAAGAAGCTTCTTTCTTCGTATCCGACCAACGCATGACGCCGCCGGCATCTACATAAATAGTAGGAACGCTTTTGGGTACTTTGTTCTGTGCCGGAGCAACTACTGCCAGCAAACAAGTAATCAAGATAAGAATGTGTCTCTGCATGTCATCAAATTCAAGTTGTTTTTCTGTTGACAAAAGTAACGGAGTGGAGTTATTCATCAAAGCAGATATCGGACATAAAAGGAAACAAAAAGGACATTAACTGATTATCAGCAATATATGTATAGTAGTTATAAATAATAATTAGGAATTCTCAATCCAAAGACTACTACTTTTTCTCCATTTTCTTGTAATTATTAAGCATAAAAAGTATCTTTGTCACATTCTCTTGTAAAAGATAAGATGAAAAGATACACTAACATACTAATTTTACTACTTCTCACAGGGCTTTTTATTCCTGCCGGAGCACAAAACAACCCTTATAAGATAGATGACTCTTTATACCCCTTTTTTCAGCGCGCCACCAAATCACGAACTTATCCCCAAGGATTGCTTATCGCTGACACTCTTTATGCAGAAGCAACCAAAAAGAAAGACAAAAAAGCACAATGTTTGGCACTTACCATTCCGGTAAGTTTCTACTATAGTTCCGGCAATTATGAGAAACTGGAACAGGCAGCCACTAAATTAAAGGAAGAGGCACGCAAAAACAACTATCTGCAATATTACTATTCCGCATATACGAGCGAAATAAATTGGCTCCTTAACAACGGACATTCACTGCGTGCCCTGCACAAAGCCGAAGAAATGAAAGAACAGGCTTTCAAAGACCAGCACAACTACGGCATCTTTTCGTGTATTCGTACCTTGGGACACATCTACTATATGCGTCAGAATAGTGAGGTAGCAGCCGAGTACTACAAAAATGCCTTGGAATACATGCTGAAGCATTTGCCCGAACAAGATCCGTCATACCTTTATATGAACCTTGCTGAGTATTACCGAAAGAAAGACGAAGGTGAAGTAGCATTGGAATACAATGAGAAAGCCGTGAAAACTGCTAAAACCAATGAGAGCCGTGTAGCTTCCCTAATGGATAAATGCCAGACTCTGTATAGTATGGACCGAATCGATGACTTTAACACTTGCTATGAAGAATGCCTGCAACTGGTCGAACAATATGGTGTTATCCGCAAATCAGCTTTGTTGCGTTTACGTATCTGCAAACTTGTTCTGGATAAAAAATACGATCAGGCATATATAGCAGCTGATTCGATAGGAAGCCCGTTGCAGGTTTACCAGATACTTCATGTATTATATCTGAAATCAGGAGACTATGAAAAGGCTTATACATATAATAAGTTGATTCACAAGCACCAAGATTCAATCAACCGTCTGGTACAATCTACAGACATCGCTGAACTGAATGCACAGATAGGCAACGAACGCATGAAATTGGATGCCAAGGCCTTGGAATATAAGAATGCAGCACTCAACTTAAGGAATACCCAATTGGAACTGGAGCGGACTAAGTCACAATCTGAACTGGAAAAGATAAATGCTGAGAACAGCAAATTGGTATTGAAGAACCGGAACCTGGAACTGGCACGTCTCAATGTAGAAGCGGAAAAACAGAAAGCCATCTTAAAAGAGCAGCAAAGTGCTTCTCAACATTACATCGTAACTCTCAGTCTCGTACTTTCGTTCTTGTTTCTTTTCACCTGCTTCCTGATATTCTACCTGTACAGACGCCGTAGAACAATGGCTATCCTACAGGAGAAAAATGAAGAGCTCACCGTTGCACGCGACCATGCCGAGGAATCGGACCGGATGAAAAGTTTCTTTATACAGAATATGAGCCACGAGATACGTACACCGCTCAATGCCATAGTCGGATTCTCACAAGTTTTATCCACTCCGGATATGGAGGTGGACGAGGAAGAGAAAGCAGAGTTCAGCATGCTTATCCAGCAGAATTCCGAGTTACTGACTACGCTAATTAATGATGTCCTTGACCTTGCCAGTTTGGAAAGTGGTAAATACACCATGCATCTGGCGCCTCATCGCTGCAATGAGTTATGCCAGATAGCAATGGCTTCTGTTGTGCATCGTAATCCGAAAGAAGTGAAGTCCTATTTCACTTCCGACGCACCGAATGACTTCTTGTTTGTGACGGATAAAGAACGCCTGCAACAGGTACTTATCAATTTCCTGACCAATGCGGAGAAACACACGGTACGGGGGGAAATTCACCTCCACTGCTCTCTCACAGAGAATCCGGGAAAGATAACCTTCTCCGTTACAGATACCGGTCCGGGAGTTCCGGCAGACCAGGCAGACTATGTTTTCGACCGGTTCAGCAAACTGGATGAATTTAAACAGGGCACAGGACTCGGACTGAATATCTGTTCCATCATTGCCGGGCGCCTGAAAGGTGAAGTGAAACTGGATAAGAGTTACACCAAAGGAGCACGTTTCCTGTTTATACTTCCACTGGACGGTGATCCTAATTACTAAACAAAACTCACTACCCGTTGTTTTCTTCAGAACGATAACAATCTAAATGAAGGAACAATGAAAAAGTTGACGTATTCTTTCCTGCTTCTGATGCTCCTGACATCAGTTCCGGCTCTGGCCGATTATGCGCCTGTCAATGTACAGACAGCACTAAAAAAAATGTATCCCGCCGCCAAGGATGTTGCCTGGTCACGGGATGAGATTTACTATGTAGCGGACTTTATACAGAATGGGTTCGACACAAAAGTCTGGTTCAACTCTGAAGCACAATGGGAAATGAGACAGATTGATTGGGGAACAATGGACGAAGTGCCCAATGCCGTGTACAATGCTTTTGCAGCAAGCGAATATTCCGATGGAATGGTGCAGGGAGTCACATTGGTTCAATTTCCCGAAAAACAATCAGTAATTTCCGTAGTTGTGGGAATGGCGAATACACAAACTAGATACCAACTACTGTTCACCCTCGACGGAGGACTTGAGGATGAACGGAATGCCACTTACTTTAATAATCTATTAGGAGCAGAAGTATTCCTGAACACTTAATTGTGCCAATTCCTTGCCACCTTACTGGCAAACTGTTGTCATCTTATTGGCAAGACTCTGCCACCTTATTGGCAAAACCTTGCCAATAAGGTGGCAAAGAATTATAAGGCTGAACTAAACGTATTGCTTCGGCGTCATCCCAAACTCAGCCTGAAAGCATTTAGAAAAATAGGAATGATTGGAGAAACCAACCATATACATCACTTCGGCCACAGTAAACTTCTGCTGTTTCAGCAGCATAGCCGCCTTTTTCATGCGGATAGACTTAATGTATTCCACAGGTGTCATGCCCGTCAGTTGCTTTATCTTGCGATACATCTGCTTGTTATTGATATCGGTCCATTCGCAAAGGGCATTCACATTCAGTTCGGAGTCTGAGATGTGTTCTTCAATCAGATGAATTACATTTGCCAGGAACTTCTCATCATAAGAAACCGCCTCTATCTCTTTCGGGGTGGAAAGAACTTCCATGCGGGCTTTCGCCTCATGCGTCTCCCGGCTATGTAATAATTGCTCCACACGCGAAAGCAAAATATCCGGTTCAAAGGGTTTAGGAATGAAAGCATCTATATGCAGCTGAATACTTTCAAGCTCCGTTTCCTTATCACTTTTCGCCGTCAGCAAGATGATGGGAATAGTGGATGTAGGAATATGCTTCTTGATATGACGCACCATTTCAAGACCATCCATTACGGGCATCATGACATCAGCAATAATCAGATCGGGCATTAATTCCAGGGTAAGTTCCACACCTATCTTACCATTTTCCGCCAAACGGCAACGATATTTAGTATGCAGTATCTGATAAATAAACTCTGAAACCTCCGGAGTATCATCCACAATCAGAAGCAATGGAGCATCCGGAGCGGGCGTATCTGTATCTGGAACCACAACTGTAACTCCGGCAGCGACAGGTTCGATATCAGAAGATACAATTTCCGGAGAGACCTCTACGACAGGCTGTTCCATAGCAATCACCGGAAGGGTCAGCGTAATGGCAGTACCTTTATTCTCTTCTGAAGAAAGCTGAACTTTACCACCATGCAGTTCCGTATAAGTCTTTACCAAATACAGGCCGATACCTGTTCCCTCCTTCGTGCCTGCCGTCTTGGGAGACTGGAAGAAACGCTGAAAAACATACGGTTGATCCTGACGGGGAACACCGATACCTGTATCGGATACAGAGATATGCACTTCTTTATCAGAAGCCTGCAAACGAAGCGTTATCTCACCCTCTTCCGGAGTATACTTCACGGCATTGGATAAAAGATTATCCAAGATAGATTCCAGTTTTATGGCATCCATCTGTATGTATATCTTTTCACGGTCGGCATGGAAATGGAAAGTCAGCTTCTTCTCTTTCGCCTTCTCCTCTGCATACAAGGTGAATAAGCCACGCGCAAAAGACACCAGTTCGATTTGAGAAAGTATCAGTAATGTATTGTTTCCACTATCCACCCGGTTGAAGTCCAGCCCCTGATGGATAAGCGAATTCAACTTCATGGCATTGCGATGCACCTGTTCCAGTTGTTTCTTCTCCTGCTGATCCTTGATGCCGGGCAGCAACTTGCTGATAGGCGCGATAATCATGCTCAACGGAGTTTTCAGGTCGTGGGAGAGATTCGTAAAGAACTCCATCTTAGCCTGAGACTGCTCCAGGATTTTCTCTTTTTCCAGACGCTCCAGTTTCAGACGGTTCTTCACACGAAAGAAGTTGATTGTCCAGAGTATCAGGACAAGGCACAGCAAGACATAAACGGCCTTTGCCCACGGGGTGTAGTACCAGGGCGGAATGATGTGGATGTCCAATGCATACGTCTTTTCGGACGGCTTGCCATGCGCATCCAGCTTACTCACTATCAGGCGGTAGTCACCGTAGTTCAGATTGTTGTAAGTAATCCGGTTCGTATTCGGTTTCAACAAGTTCCATTCACGGTCCACACCTTCCAGGCGATACAACAGTTTGCTTTTCTCTTCAAGGGAATAAGGCAGGTCGGAAAGTTCAAAAGCAAGATTGTTCTGGTCGTAGTCCAGATTTATACGCTGTGAGTAACGGATGCTTTGTGCGGATTGCACTGCATCAAGCGCCTGCCCCGCCCCAGACTGGTAAAGTTGGTTGTTGACATAAAGGGCGGTCAATATCAAAGGCTGTTCAAGGTGTTCCGCCAGCAAGGCCTCGGGTGAGGAGATGGCAAAACCGTCTGCGGTGCCCAGATAGAGTTCTCCGCTTGTCTTATCAAAGAACATGCTGGTGAAACGCTTGTCGGTGATATTCAGTCGGCGGACTTCCAGAGTCTGTTGGTCGGCTACCCAGAAACCATCTGTGGTAGAGATCCAGATGCGGCCGTCGGCTTCGGCCATGGAAAGCACTTCGTAATGATTATAGGCATCAAAGGGCAACATGCGGATACTGTCGTTTTCGGGAGTCACGCGCATCACTCCGCCGGGGAAACCTATCCAGATGTAGCCGTCTTCGGCACAAAGGATAAAGTTGGGAGTACGCTCGCCTTTCAGTTCATCGGCGGCAATATGGGTGACTTCGCCGGTACGGGGATTTATCTTTTCGATGCTGTTGTGACTGTTATAGAGCAATGCCCATACATTCCCTTCCCGGTCGGGAATCATCTGATTGATGAACATGCCGGACAGGCCGTTGTGGATGGAATAAGTCTTCTCCGCCATGTAGAGTCCGCCGGAAGAACGCATGAGGTTTTCCTTATCTACAACGAAAATACCGCCGAGACAGGTGGCTATCCAAAGTTGTCCGTCACGGTCTTCAAAAAGGCTATACGTCCAATTGGCGTTGTAGCGGCGGGTGCTGTCCACTATGTTATAATGTATAAACTGGCGTTTCGCCGGGTCGTAACGACTGATGCTGCCATCCGTAGCCACCCAAAGTTGTTGTTCACGGTCTTCGTAAAGATGGCGTACCCGGTTGTGGGACAAAGGATATTTCCGGTCTCCCATCTTGTACCAGGCAACGTCCTGTTCCCCATCCATAAGAGCGGTGAAGCGAATGAGGCCGTTGGTGCCGCCAAACCAATAAGTTCCGTGCGTATCGCGCAGCATGGAATAGAACTGGTTGCCCTCCCCTGTTCCGGTAATCTGCGAGATAGGGATATGACGCAACACACTGTTATGGCGGAACATGGAGATACCGTAATCCGTACCCAGCCAGACGTTATGCTCGCGGTCGGCAAAGATGGTCCAGATGATATTGTTAGAAAGGGACTGGAGGTTTCGGGAGTCATGAACAACGTGCAACAGGGGCTCGTCCTCCTGATAGACGTACAGACCATTATCGGTGCCTACCAGCAATTGACCGTTCCCGTCCAGTGCCAGAGACTTGACGGAGTTATCATGGAAAGCATCTATCCGCTGCGTATGCCCGTCGGCAGGGGTGTATTTGAAAAGACATCCTTCTGTGCCTATCCAGATGCAACCACGCGCGGTATCTTCCAGGAGTGAATTGACAAACTGATTGCTTCGGCCACGGGTGACGGGCAGGTCTATGGTTTCAAAGCGTCCGGTGGCGGGGATGTAGCGGCAACAGCCGTTGTACGTACCAATGTAGAGGTTATCGTCCGAGGCGCGGATAATGGAATAAATGGTCTGGTGCGGAAGTCCTTCGGTGATGGCGGAGAGTTGCCGGGTTTCCGGTGAGTAGGTATAGAGGCCGTTTAGTGTCCCCAGCCACAGCACGCCGTCACGCAATGCCAGTGTGCGGATGTCGGTCGGGAAGTCCGCTTCCGGTTCTTGGTAAGTGTCTGTTCGGTAGTTATAAATCAGTAAGCCATTGTCCGCACCTATATAAAGATAGGTGCTGTCCACCACCGTACCGCAATAAATGCGAGTATTGCTGCGCTCGCCGAAAGTGAAATGCGGTTGTGAGGAATAGCCGTCGTAGCTGAACAGTCCTTTGTTGGAACCTATCCATATCAGTCCTTGCGTGTCTTGCAGGAAGCAACTGATGACGGATGCTTCCGTCCCCAGACTGATATTATCAAACAGCCTGTAATCGGACTTCTGCCCCACCAGAGTGCAAGGAAGCCATATCTGTAACAGAATGAAAAGAAAAAGAACTGGTCTGTGCATACGCCGGGTTACGTTAAAGGTCCGGACTACTGTATTTCTTCGCACACCCGCATTTCCATGCCTTTATACACCACCACAATCTTATGTAGCTGGGTGCTGCCGATGGCACGCTTCACCGTATCGGTATCAGCGTAGCGGTTGGCTTGTGCGATAGCCTCCTGACGCAGTTCCTCCACACGGGTTTCGGGGTCTTTGTACTTGGCATACTTCAACTCTACAATGTAGCTGTGCGTCATGTCGGAGTAGATGTCCAGCATCGGACATAGGAAAATATCGACATAGCCCGCCTGCGTGTCCTGTTCGGAGATGGGGCGGTAGAAACGGTTCTGTGCGGTCATGGCAAGGGTGAAGCCATGCACGAAGAACTCGCCCTTCTGCTTGTCGCGCTGCGAGGCGTAGGTCTTCAGGCAGTCGGCAATGTAGTCGAAGTAGGCTTTCCAATCGCCTCGGTAAGCAAGGCGACTGGAGAGTTCGCTCTTTTCGTAACTACTGAAACTGAGGTCTGCATCGTTGTACGTACTCAGCAGATAGGTATAAAGTTGTTCCTGAACCACCAGGTTAGGGATGGTCAGTTTAGTTTTTCCTTCGTGCATGCCGTTGATGGTGAGCATGCCGAAATAGTAGAGCAAGCTCACGAAATTATCGGGATTAGTGATACCGGAGGCAGGGAAGCCACTCTTCAGTTCGCCGGTGATGAAGCCCTGGCTCACGAGGGTTTGAATGACTGAGGCGTCGTGGGCAAACTCCTTGTCCTTACGGATGAGCATGCGTAGTTTCTCGTAGTCGATGCGGATGTTCTCTTCCACCATGCTTAGCGGTGCTTTGCCACGCGAGATGTAGTTCTTGACGAAATAAAGCACCATGTTGGAGTTATACATCGTGGTTTCGCCGTAACATTCCTGCGCGAAGCAATAGTTATCATACCACGGCTTCATTATCTCTATCAGTTCGTCAATGGTATGATTGAAGGGGCTGGTGGTAGAATAGTAGGTCAGCATTTCGCGCACTTCTTCTTCTGTGAAACCCATCATTTGGTTGAAGTCCGGTGAGAGGGAATAGTTGGTTCCGATGTTGAAGCCGCTGGTGAGGTCATCCATCGTCACGGGGCTTACACCGGTAATGAAACAGCGCTCGATGCTGGAATAGGTTCCTGCTTTCACTTTGTTGAAGAAGGCGCGCAGATAACCTTCGCCATGCGTTTCGTTGGTATAGCGGTGCAGGCTTTCGGGGTCGGAGAGAATGGCGTTGGTGAAGTGGTCGTACTCGTCGATAAAGAGGTACACCTTCTGTCCGGCACGTTCGCATTCCGAAATCAGATAGTCTAATTGGTTGACGGCTCCGTCCTTCTCGTCCAGCCGATCCCTGATGCCTTCCGGCAGAAGGTCGGCATAGACTTCGCAGAAAAAGTCGAAGCGGATTTGGCAGTGCTCATCCAGCCCTTTGCGATAGTCGTTCAGTGCACCGGTGATGCCGGAGAAATTGAGATAGAGCACAAGATAAGTGTTACGACTCGGTGTGGGATGCTGCCCGATGTAGAGGTCGCCAAAGAGGTCGTCGAACTTGTCGCGGGTACGCACATCGTAGTAATGTTGCAGCACGTTCAGCGTCAGGCTCTTCCCGAAACGGCGCGGACGGATGAAGAAGAAAAAGCGGTCCGCCTGCTCTATCATGGGGATGAAGCGGGTTTTGTCCACGTAATA
The nucleotide sequence above comes from Bacteroides intestinalis DSM 17393. Encoded proteins:
- a CDS encoding glycoside hydrolase 5 family protein; the encoded protein is MQRHILILITCLLAVVAPAQNKVPKSVPTIYVDAGGVMRWSDTKKEASFFGVNYTLPFAHAYRAMGYLGVDRKAAIDRDVYHMARLGLNAYRIHIWDVEISDAEGNLLENEHLELLDYLIHKLQERGIRTVITAQTNFGNGYPERNQPTSGFSLNYDKCAVHSDADAIVAQEKYIAALVRHVNPYTGYAYKDDPYIVGFEINNEPCHPGTVAETRNYINKMLSALKRAGNRKPVFYNVSHNQHVVEAYYSTAIQGTTYQWYPIGLVSGHTRKGNFLPSVDRYDIPFSNLKGFNKKARMVYEFDPADILYSYMYPATVRTFRTAGFQWITQFAYDPIDMAAYNTEYQTHYLNVAYTPNKAIGLMIAAEVAQKVGRGESFGSYPADTLFNDFRVSYVQDLSELNDGEKFYYSNTTQTRPKDISQLRAIAGCGKSPVVNYEGTGVYWLDRLEEGVWRLEVMPDAVQVSDPFTRPSLDKEVMRIVSGAWDMTLNLPDLGKQFRVNGLDNGNTFSSQAANGKISTLRPGVYLLQREGISASGKWTTDAHWQNITLGEYVCPSISDDKGFTVTHSPAKTVDAGKDLQIEAIVAGNEMPDSVIIYTDKISFWNEKNPYLKMNHTGGYIYRATVPATEIKEGCFRYNIVVCQGDKRQTFPSGVARSPLDWDYTSATLWETNVVAPEKPLSLLEIGDADSKLETYTMPGWSLTNRQLMQNAPTEKPTLRITFESKDKAPVFVLRRYIKEDIDGRPERLASCRTLCIHAKKIPEGLKAGFITSDGYTYLASCAAATDGIIRVPLQDLEQTNTALLPHVYPVFLDNYFRPQTEIPFKVEGIETLELSFDGVAEKAMEIEIGSIWLE
- a CDS encoding tetratricopeptide repeat-containing sensor histidine kinase, with protein sequence MKRYTNILILLLLTGLFIPAGAQNNPYKIDDSLYPFFQRATKSRTYPQGLLIADTLYAEATKKKDKKAQCLALTIPVSFYYSSGNYEKLEQAATKLKEEARKNNYLQYYYSAYTSEINWLLNNGHSLRALHKAEEMKEQAFKDQHNYGIFSCIRTLGHIYYMRQNSEVAAEYYKNALEYMLKHLPEQDPSYLYMNLAEYYRKKDEGEVALEYNEKAVKTAKTNESRVASLMDKCQTLYSMDRIDDFNTCYEECLQLVEQYGVIRKSALLRLRICKLVLDKKYDQAYIAADSIGSPLQVYQILHVLYLKSGDYEKAYTYNKLIHKHQDSINRLVQSTDIAELNAQIGNERMKLDAKALEYKNAALNLRNTQLELERTKSQSELEKINAENSKLVLKNRNLELARLNVEAEKQKAILKEQQSASQHYIVTLSLVLSFLFLFTCFLIFYLYRRRRTMAILQEKNEELTVARDHAEESDRMKSFFIQNMSHEIRTPLNAIVGFSQVLSTPDMEVDEEEKAEFSMLIQQNSELLTTLINDVLDLASLESGKYTMHLAPHRCNELCQIAMASVVHRNPKEVKSYFTSDAPNDFLFVTDKERLQQVLINFLTNAEKHTVRGEIHLHCSLTENPGKITFSVTDTGPGVPADQADYVFDRFSKLDEFKQGTGLGLNICSIIAGRLKGEVKLDKSYTKGARFLFILPLDGDPNY
- a CDS encoding PepSY-like domain-containing protein codes for the protein MKKLTYSFLLLMLLTSVPALADYAPVNVQTALKKMYPAAKDVAWSRDEIYYVADFIQNGFDTKVWFNSEAQWEMRQIDWGTMDEVPNAVYNAFAASEYSDGMVQGVTLVQFPEKQSVISVVVGMANTQTRYQLLFTLDGGLEDERNATYFNNLLGAEVFLNT
- a CDS encoding hybrid sensor histidine kinase/response regulator transcription factor; its protein translation is MHRPVLFLFILLQIWLPCTLVGQKSDYRLFDNISLGTEASVISCFLQDTQGLIWIGSNKGLFSYDGYSSQPHFTFGERSNTRIYCGTVVDSTYLYIGADNGLLIYNYRTDTYQEPEADFPTDIRTLALRDGVLWLGTLNGLYTYSPETRQLSAITEGLPHQTIYSIIRASDDNLYIGTYNGCCRYIPATGRFETIDLPVTRGRSNQFVNSLLEDTARGCIWIGTEGCLFKYTPADGHTQRIDAFHDNSVKSLALDGNGQLLVGTDNGLYVYQEDEPLLHVVHDSRNLQSLSNNIIWTIFADREHNVWLGTDYGISMFRHNSVLRHIPISQITGTGEGNQFYSMLRDTHGTYWFGGTNGLIRFTALMDGEQDVAWYKMGDRKYPLSHNRVRHLYEDREQQLWVATDGSISRYDPAKRQFIHYNIVDSTRRYNANWTYSLFEDRDGQLWIATCLGGIFVVDKENLMRSSGGLYMAEKTYSIHNGLSGMFINQMIPDREGNVWALLYNSHNSIEKINPRTGEVTHIAADELKGERTPNFILCAEDGYIWIGFPGGVMRVTPENDSIRMLPFDAYNHYEVLSMAEADGRIWISTTDGFWVADQQTLEVRRLNITDKRFTSMFFDKTSGELYLGTADGFAISSPEALLAEHLEQPLILTALYVNNQLYQSGAGQALDAVQSAQSIRYSQRINLDYDQNNLAFELSDLPYSLEEKSKLLYRLEGVDREWNLLKPNTNRITYNNLNYGDYRLIVSKLDAHGKPSEKTYALDIHIIPPWYYTPWAKAVYVLLCLVLILWTINFFRVKNRLKLERLEKEKILEQSQAKMEFFTNLSHDLKTPLSMIIAPISKLLPGIKDQQEKKQLEQVHRNAMKLNSLIHQGLDFNRVDSGNNTLLILSQIELVSFARGLFTLYAEEKAKEKKLTFHFHADREKIYIQMDAIKLESILDNLLSNAVKYTPEEGEITLRLQASDKEVHISVSDTGIGVPRQDQPYVFQRFFQSPKTAGTKEGTGIGLYLVKTYTELHGGKVQLSSEENKGTAITLTLPVIAMEQPVVEVSPEIVSSDIEPVAAGVTVVVPDTDTPAPDAPLLLIVDDTPEVSEFIYQILHTKYRCRLAENGKIGVELTLELMPDLIIADVMMPVMDGLEMVRHIKKHIPTSTIPIILLTAKSDKETELESIQLHIDAFIPKPFEPDILLSRVEQLLHSRETHEAKARMEVLSTPKEIEAVSYDEKFLANVIHLIEEHISDSELNVNALCEWTDINNKQMYRKIKQLTGMTPVEYIKSIRMKKAAMLLKQQKFTVAEVMYMVGFSNHSYFSKCFQAEFGMTPKQYV
- a CDS encoding AAA family ATPase; translation: MDPLEYLVPGRKRLPYGMMNFAVIRREDYYYVDKTRFIPMIEQADRFFFFIRPRRFGKSLTLNVLQHYYDVRTRDKFDDLFGDLYIGQHPTPSRNTYLVLYLNFSGITGALNDYRKGLDEHCQIRFDFFCEVYADLLPEGIRDRLDEKDGAVNQLDYLISECERAGQKVYLFIDEYDHFTNAILSDPESLHRYTNETHGEGYLRAFFNKVKAGTYSSIERCFITGVSPVTMDDLTSGFNIGTNYSLSPDFNQMMGFTEEEVREMLTYYSTTSPFNHTIDELIEIMKPWYDNYCFAQECYGETTMYNSNMVLYFVKNYISRGKAPLSMVEENIRIDYEKLRMLIRKDKEFAHDASVIQTLVSQGFITGELKSGFPASGITNPDNFVSLLYYFGMLTINGMHEGKTKLTIPNLVVQEQLYTYLLSTYNDADLSFSSYEKSELSSRLAYRGDWKAYFDYIADCLKTYASQRDKQKGEFFVHGFTLAMTAQNRFYRPISEQDTQAGYVDIFLCPMLDIYSDMTHSYIVELKYAKYKDPETRVEELRQEAIAQANRYADTDTVKRAIGSTQLHKIVVVYKGMEMRVCEEIQ